In Drosophila simulans strain w501 chromosome X, Prin_Dsim_3.1, whole genome shotgun sequence, one DNA window encodes the following:
- the LOC6725802 gene encoding uncharacterized protein LOC6725802 — MSSRFKSRIPERVRNSLTVLDGPNSRISRIRDAALPSRSSLSRSHMPLPISNTLSGLVKPVSPKAVFKKTLTEEDAVIRSLVRRSKPLAVRGNRTSFRRIQLAHAAPIGDSPVLLKANDSFCSADFRLQKPIKEAIPADPEKDPAASRTAKSLLDLVAGRRQPGMEQMRFLCSDHRLINVPTPLMYRHSRIMSHLEMEVQPIPLRSIRSVTLLRVIMWMHKKTLCANGNEKVAEATPTVETFISDIREGNGNASSETSCQISEITQGNAQRTVNLTSQILGEKIENDCSEILKNIELYNDNTPIRGEDTENSCESNSEGVDEEADVTSIQASDSKECFENNMQNPENVMKCNVNKQNENQKNDSCTIINETNGQLVVYNPNIQLISKNKSTNKSSTDCTKDTINEFTKVNGNRQVGFVIAKKITDIDKDNITEIKTGEDELIIERGICCSRSEDNIVIHANVMQNFCKRCGIIRCAGDNANDDQCVADLNEMKRSSYLLCSWEERLLGNELYQLVEIILASHYLGIESLTMNAIHHFCELMAQRTRSECCLMLRIKTRLAGDNHCPLIRESLSLGCHRNNQADGSESEEEQFEPNSRIARIFRKHRPNGRAAIGGGMGDGLYENKPRSRNH; from the coding sequence atgTCATCTAGATTCAAGTCGAGAATTCCGGAACGCGTTAGAAACTCGCTAACGGTACTGGATGGTCCAAACTCGCGAATTTCCCGCATCCGTGATGCCGCGCTACCAAGTCGCAGTTCGCTGAGCCGCTCCCATATGCCGCTGCCGATCAGCAACACGCTGAGCGGTCTGGTGAAGCCAGTGTCGCCGAAAGCTGTATTCAAGAAAACGCTAACGGAAGAGGACGCGGTGATCCGCTCACTGGTGCGACGCTCAAAACCGCTGGCAGTACGTGGCAATCGTACATCCTTTCGTCGCATTCAGTTGGCTCACGCTGCTCCGATTGGCGATTCTCCCGTGCTATTGAAAGCCAACGATAGCTTTTGCAGCGCCGATTTCCGGCTgcaaaaaccaataaaagaGGCAATTCCGGCTGACCCAGAGAAGGATCCTGCCGCTAGCAGGACAGCAAAGAGCCTGCTGGATCTGGTGGCCGGACGAAGGCAACCGGGTATGGAACAAATGCGTTTCCTTTGCAGCGATCATCGGCTGATCAATGTGCCCACTCCCCTGATGTATCGCCATTCGCGGATAATGAGCCATTTGGAAATGGAGGTGCAGCCCATTCCGCTGCGATCCATTCGATCGGTGACGCTGCTACGCGTGATCATGTGGATGCACAAGAAGACTCTATGCGCAAACGGAAATGAGAAAGTCGCCGAGGCGACACCTACAGTTGAGACGTTCATTAGCGACATCCGCgaaggaaacggaaacgcgAGTAGCGAGACCAGCTGTCAAATCAGTGAGATTACTCAAGGTAATGCTCAACGTACGGTAAATTTAACAAGTCAGATTCTCggcgaaaaaatcgaaaatgatTGCTCAGAAATACTGAAGAATATAGAATTATATAATGATAATACACCGATTAGAGGTGAAGATACCGAGAACAGTTGTGAAAGCAATAGTGAAGGTGTTGATGAAGAGGCAGATGTTACTAGCATTCAAGCAAGCGACTCCAAGGAATGTTTTGAAAATAACATGCAAAATCCAGAAAATGTTATGAAATGTAAtgttaacaaacaaaacgaaaatcaaaaaaacgATAGCTGCacaattataaatgaaactaATGGACAGCTAGTCGTATATAATCCAAacattcaattaatttcaaaaaacaaaagcacaaaCAAAAGTAGTACAGATTGCACGAAAGATACAATTAATGAATTCACAAAAGTAAATGGTAACCGTCAAGTTGGTTTtgtaattgcaaaaaaaattaccGACATTGACAAAGACAATATCACAGAGATAAAAACTGGCGAAGATGAACTCATTATCGAACGTGGAATCTGTTGCTCAAGAAGTGAGGATAATATCGTAATTCATGCCAATGTGATGCAAAATTTTTGTAAACGATGTGGGATTATCAGGTGCGCAGGTGACAATGCCAACGATGATCAATGCGTTGCTGACTTGAATGAAATGAAGCGTTCCTCATATCTTCTGTGCTCCTGGGAGGAGCGATTGTTGGGCAACGAACTGTACCAGCTGGTGGAGATTATCCTGGCGTCTCATTACTTGGGCATCGAGTCGCTGACAATGAACGCCATTCATCATTTCTGTGAGCTAATGGCTCAAAGGACTCGCTCGGAATGCTGCCTGATGCTGAGGATCAAGACACGATTGGCGGGTGATAACCACTGTCCGTTGATCAGGGAGTCACTGTCGCTGGGATGTCACCGAAATAATCAAGCAGATGGGTCCGAAAGTGAGGAGGAGCAATTCGAACCCAATAGCCGCATAGCCAGGATCTTCAGGAAGCACCGACCGAACGGACGGGCAGCTATTGGAGGTGGAATGGGTGATGGACTTTATGAAAATAAGCCTCGCAGTCGCAACCATTAG